A window from Drosophila kikkawai strain 14028-0561.14 chromosome 2L, DkikHiC1v2, whole genome shotgun sequence encodes these proteins:
- the LOC108072540 gene encoding uncharacterized protein — protein MNKLNKEWSRAVPFKPKDNLTTEAKNRAAKFVSSIETDCVPVSMACLIGWEYARIWLRDRDNFVKKRNKAVKAKFIKNDFESWLNKRKTPKRNQKF, from the exons ATGAATAAACTGAACAAGGAGTGGTCGCGAGCAGTGCCCTTTAAGCCCAAGGATAATCTTACAACCGAGGCGAAAAATAGAGCTGCCAAGTTTGTGTCATCTATTGAAACGGAT tgcGTTCCTGTATCAATGGCATGTCTGATTGGCTGGGAGTACGCTCGGATTTGGCTGCGAGATCGTGACAATTTTGTAAAGAAACGCAATAAGGCTGTGAAggcaaaatttattaaaaatgactTTGAATCATGGCTGAACAAGCGTAAAACCCCAAAACgaaaccaaaaattttga